In the Burkholderia cenocepacia genome, one interval contains:
- a CDS encoding response regulator transcription factor has protein sequence MIKVLIADDHTLVRDGLRHILQNATGFEVAGEAFDGPSTIALVRATPAQVLVLDLSMPGRNGVELIKQIKDEKPALRVLVLTMHAEQQYAVRAFRAGASGYLTKESASAELVGAVTKVASGGVYVSLAMAEQFAQSLNEPAETLPHQRLSDREFDVFRRIAAGQTLTEIANALCVSAKTVSTYKTRILEKMQMPHEAALVRYAMRHKLLDETDDV, from the coding sequence ATGATCAAGGTGCTCATCGCCGACGACCATACGCTCGTACGCGACGGTCTGCGGCACATCCTCCAGAACGCCACCGGATTCGAGGTGGCCGGCGAAGCCTTCGACGGCCCGTCGACGATAGCGCTGGTGCGGGCGACGCCCGCGCAGGTGCTCGTGCTTGACCTGTCGATGCCGGGCCGCAACGGCGTCGAACTGATCAAGCAGATCAAGGACGAGAAGCCCGCGCTGCGCGTGCTCGTGCTGACGATGCACGCGGAGCAGCAATATGCGGTGCGGGCGTTCCGCGCGGGCGCGTCGGGCTATCTGACGAAGGAAAGCGCGAGCGCGGAGTTGGTCGGCGCGGTCACGAAGGTGGCGTCGGGCGGCGTCTACGTGAGCCTCGCGATGGCCGAGCAGTTCGCGCAGAGCCTGAACGAGCCGGCCGAAACGCTGCCGCACCAGCGGCTGTCCGATCGCGAATTCGACGTGTTCCGGCGGATCGCCGCCGGCCAGACGCTGACCGAGATCGCGAATGCGCTGTGCGTGAGCGCGAAGACGGTCAGCACCTACAAGACCCGGATCCTGGAAAAGATGCAGATGCCGCACGAAGCGGCGCTCGTGCGTTACGCGATGCGGCACAAGCTGCTCGACGAAACGGACGACGTGTAA
- a CDS encoding PAS domain S-box protein, which yields MTPSGTPTRDARGPTRLQTMLRQPLAAGVAALCAGALLSLGVALLVREQWQGAVHTRFERRTTHVTAMLRHELQAGVAVLEGARGTFGLVPDMTPGQWRRYAETLDLDSGRSPVRQIGYAPLTPAARGALAGAKPLPTDPLAAATLSAPVSSSPVVRFGASDAAPLTRALRTGDIALGVHPADDDASRDARTLTLFLPVATSPLAAAKPSGTREAGADGVLFAALSPRRLIERALDAERGIDLWMTAGGDPRAIASVETTTDEASASPDLMRRTDVLNFGGTALTLAYSADGRPSATGAQRAAGTVLAAGLIASFGFAALVHALLRSRADAGASSRGILNEARMMGIIRSSMEAIITIDEKQTVVIFNPMAEQVFGVSAMEAIGAPLSRFIPERFRAAHAKHVDQFGVTGVSERQMGRQRVLFGLRANGEEFPIEASISQIRDASGKLYTVMLRDITERQRAENALKQSREELRELSANLQNVREEEKTRIARELHDDLGQQLTALKMDLSVVEQQLRMPGRAQPDEGVQTHLRGMRRLIDATVASVRRIAADLRPVMLDDLGLVPAIEWLANDFTNRYGIDVERHIETGGLTFTSAGATTLFRIVQEALTNVARHADATRVALRLDVEEGSCVLRVADNGRGAAPGGPAHEDKSFGLIGIRERAHMLGGTVTIDTALARGFSITVAFPLATVQQDTLIT from the coding sequence ATGACCCCCAGTGGAACCCCGACGCGGGACGCCCGAGGGCCCACGCGCCTCCAGACCATGCTACGCCAGCCGCTCGCGGCCGGCGTCGCCGCGCTGTGCGCGGGCGCGCTGCTGTCGCTCGGCGTCGCGCTGCTGGTGCGCGAGCAGTGGCAAGGCGCCGTTCATACGCGTTTCGAACGCCGCACGACGCACGTGACGGCGATGCTGCGCCACGAGTTGCAGGCCGGCGTCGCCGTGCTCGAAGGCGCACGCGGCACGTTCGGGCTCGTCCCGGACATGACGCCCGGCCAATGGCGCCGATACGCGGAGACGCTCGATCTCGACAGCGGCCGCTCGCCGGTCCGGCAGATCGGCTATGCGCCGCTCACGCCCGCGGCGCGCGGCGCGCTGGCCGGCGCAAAGCCGCTGCCGACCGATCCGCTCGCGGCAGCGACGCTCAGCGCCCCCGTCTCGAGTTCGCCGGTCGTGCGTTTCGGCGCGTCCGACGCGGCGCCGCTCACACGCGCGCTGCGGACCGGCGACATCGCGCTCGGCGTCCACCCCGCCGACGACGATGCCTCCCGCGACGCCCGTACCCTGACGCTGTTCCTGCCCGTGGCGACCTCGCCGCTGGCCGCCGCCAAGCCGTCCGGCACGCGCGAAGCTGGCGCCGACGGAGTGCTGTTCGCGGCGCTGAGCCCGCGGCGCCTGATCGAGCGCGCGCTCGACGCGGAACGCGGAATCGACCTGTGGATGACCGCCGGCGGCGATCCGCGCGCGATCGCCAGCGTCGAGACGACGACCGACGAAGCGTCGGCGTCGCCCGACCTGATGCGGCGTACCGATGTGCTGAATTTCGGCGGCACCGCGCTGACGCTCGCCTATTCCGCGGACGGCCGGCCGAGCGCGACCGGCGCGCAGCGTGCGGCCGGCACCGTGCTCGCCGCCGGGCTGATCGCGTCGTTCGGATTCGCGGCGCTCGTCCATGCGCTGCTGCGCAGCCGCGCCGATGCCGGCGCGAGCAGCCGCGGCATCCTCAACGAAGCACGGATGATGGGCATCATCCGTTCGTCGATGGAAGCGATCATCACGATCGACGAGAAGCAAACCGTCGTGATCTTCAATCCGATGGCCGAGCAGGTGTTCGGCGTGTCCGCGATGGAGGCGATCGGCGCGCCGCTGTCGCGCTTCATTCCGGAGCGGTTCCGCGCCGCACATGCGAAGCACGTCGACCAGTTCGGCGTGACGGGCGTGTCCGAGCGGCAGATGGGCCGCCAGCGCGTGCTGTTCGGGCTGCGGGCCAACGGCGAGGAATTCCCGATCGAAGCGTCGATTTCGCAGATCCGCGACGCGTCGGGCAAGCTTTATACGGTGATGCTGCGCGACATCACCGAGCGGCAGCGGGCCGAGAACGCGCTGAAGCAATCGCGCGAGGAATTGCGTGAACTGTCCGCGAACCTGCAGAACGTGCGCGAAGAGGAAAAAACCCGCATCGCGCGCGAGTTGCACGACGATCTCGGGCAGCAGCTCACCGCGTTGAAGATGGATCTGTCGGTCGTCGAGCAGCAACTGCGCATGCCCGGCCGCGCGCAACCCGATGAGGGCGTGCAGACGCATCTGCGAGGCATGCGGCGGCTGATCGACGCGACGGTCGCGTCGGTGCGGCGCATCGCGGCCGACCTGCGGCCGGTGATGCTCGACGATCTCGGCCTCGTGCCCGCGATCGAATGGCTCGCGAACGATTTCACGAACCGCTACGGGATCGACGTCGAGCGCCACATCGAGACGGGCGGCCTCACGTTCACCAGCGCGGGCGCGACCACGCTGTTTCGCATCGTCCAGGAAGCGCTGACGAACGTCGCGCGCCATGCGGATGCGACGCGCGTGGCATTGCGGCTCGACGTCGAGGAAGGTTCTTGCGTGCTGCGCGTCGCGGACAACGGCCGCGGCGCGGCGCCCGGCGGGCCCGCCCACGAGGACAAGTCGTTCGGCCTGATCGGCATTCGCGAACGCGCGCACATGCTGGGCGGCACCGTGACGATCGACACCGCGCTCGCGCGCGGCTTCTCGATCACTGTCGCATTTCCGCTCGCCACCGTTCAACAGGACACGCTCATCACATGA
- a CDS encoding universal stress protein: MYKRIFVGLDGSPSARLALNEAIRIATASGGEVTCAYVVEHRPQLVDVDAGFAAERDGDVAATDAATPVLDHAKAVLAQQHVRGTVRALDAYGEDIATVLMRTAAEADADLIVMGTSGRHGLRRLLLGSVAESLLRAADRPVLLVRHGEPGASATA, encoded by the coding sequence ATGTACAAGCGGATTTTCGTCGGGCTCGACGGTAGCCCGAGCGCGCGTCTCGCGCTAAACGAGGCGATCCGGATCGCGACGGCGTCCGGCGGCGAAGTGACCTGTGCGTACGTCGTCGAACATCGGCCGCAGCTCGTCGACGTCGACGCCGGCTTCGCCGCCGAGCGCGATGGCGATGTCGCCGCGACCGATGCCGCGACGCCGGTGCTCGACCATGCGAAAGCGGTGCTCGCGCAGCAGCATGTGCGGGGCACGGTGCGCGCGCTCGACGCGTACGGCGAGGACATCGCGACGGTGCTGATGCGCACGGCGGCCGAAGCCGACGCCGACCTGATCGTGATGGGTACGAGCGGGCGGCACGGCCTGCGCAGGCTGTTGCTCGGCAGCGTGGCGGAATCGTTGCTGCGTGCGGCCGACCGGCCGGTGCTGCTGGTGCGGCACGGCGAGCCGGGCGCGTCGGCGACCGCGTAA
- a CDS encoding cupin domain-containing protein, with protein MPISATDLIRQFDLQPHPEGGYFRETYRATDSVVRPADGAPRAASTAIYYLLCDGAYSSWHRIRSDEVWHFYAGDPIEVWVLDARDGLTIHRLGNPLTHPGTVFQAVVPAGSWFGARCASPAHVALVGCTVAPGFEFAEFELADAVALAAEFPDYAEHVAQLAQRSDV; from the coding sequence ATGCCGATTTCCGCGACCGACCTGATTCGCCAGTTCGACCTGCAGCCGCATCCCGAAGGCGGCTATTTCCGTGAAACCTACCGCGCGACCGATTCGGTCGTGCGTCCGGCCGACGGTGCGCCCCGTGCCGCGTCGACCGCCATCTATTACCTGCTGTGCGACGGCGCGTATTCGTCGTGGCACCGCATCCGTTCCGACGAGGTCTGGCATTTCTATGCGGGCGATCCGATCGAAGTGTGGGTGCTCGACGCGCGCGACGGGCTGACGATCCACCGGCTCGGCAACCCGCTCACGCATCCCGGCACCGTGTTCCAGGCCGTGGTGCCGGCCGGAAGCTGGTTCGGTGCGCGCTGCGCGTCGCCGGCGCACGTCGCGCTCGTCGGCTGCACGGTGGCGCCCGGGTTCGAGTTCGCGGAATTCGAGCTGGCCGATGCGGTCGCACTGGCGGCCGAGTTTCCCGATTACGCGGAGCACGTCGCGCAACTCGCGCAACGCTCCGACGTGTGA
- a CDS encoding DedA family protein/thiosulfate sulfurtransferase GlpE produces the protein MWHFPIAIPSSLGPWAVFASVLITQLGVPVPAVPMLILGGTMAAMGQASWVSMFAAAIGATMLADSLWFFMGRTRGRRLLNGLVRFSLSLDTTLRFARNVFERYGAPLLVLSKFLPGLGLVSAPLLGTTAIGIGVFLFWDLAGASLWAAFWLIGGAAIHDQIVQFVLWVRASGGTILDAFLAIFITFLLYRWVRRVQFRRYLAQVRISPPQLVEMMTSDEPPLIFDARPKAIRDREPYRIAGAVPVDLDSPDLLDPEVLKRPIVVYCVCPNEATAKRLIAKMQRKKMIHNIRALKGGLDAWEKHGYPVEPLPADLDSSRYFVRPEQGGLGGEYTVRATLSK, from the coding sequence GTGTGGCACTTTCCCATCGCTATTCCATCGTCGCTCGGCCCGTGGGCCGTGTTCGCGAGCGTGTTGATCACGCAGCTCGGCGTGCCGGTGCCGGCCGTGCCGATGCTGATTCTCGGCGGCACGATGGCGGCGATGGGGCAGGCGTCCTGGGTCAGCATGTTCGCGGCGGCGATCGGCGCGACGATGCTGGCCGATTCGCTGTGGTTCTTCATGGGCCGCACGCGCGGCCGGCGCCTGCTGAACGGCCTCGTGCGTTTCTCGCTGTCGCTCGACACGACGCTGCGCTTCGCGCGTAACGTATTCGAAAGGTACGGCGCGCCGCTGCTCGTGCTGTCGAAATTCCTGCCGGGTCTCGGCCTCGTGTCGGCGCCGCTGCTCGGCACGACCGCGATCGGCATCGGCGTGTTCCTGTTCTGGGATCTGGCTGGCGCGTCGCTGTGGGCGGCGTTCTGGCTGATCGGCGGTGCGGCCATTCACGACCAGATCGTCCAATTCGTGCTGTGGGTGCGCGCGAGCGGCGGCACGATCCTCGACGCATTCCTCGCGATCTTCATCACGTTCCTGCTGTACCGCTGGGTGCGCCGCGTACAGTTCCGCCGCTATCTCGCACAGGTGCGCATTTCGCCGCCGCAGCTCGTCGAGATGATGACGTCCGACGAACCGCCGCTGATCTTCGATGCGCGGCCGAAGGCGATCCGCGACCGCGAGCCGTACCGGATTGCCGGCGCGGTGCCGGTCGATCTCGATTCGCCGGACCTGCTCGACCCGGAAGTGCTGAAGCGGCCGATCGTCGTCTATTGCGTGTGTCCGAACGAGGCGACTGCGAAGCGGCTCATCGCGAAGATGCAGCGCAAGAAGATGATCCACAACATCCGGGCGCTGAAGGGCGGCCTCGATGCGTGGGAAAAGCATGGCTATCCGGTCGAGCCGCTGCCGGCCGATCTGGATTCGTCGCGGTATTTCGTGCGGCCCGAGCAGGGCGGGCTGGGGGGCGAGTATACGGTGCGAGCGACGTTGTCGAAATAA
- a CDS encoding amino acid permease, with translation MKQPEDQLHRGLEERHINLMALGATIGVGLFLGSATAIRTAGPAILLTYLLGGLAIFLIMRALGEMAITNPVAGAFSRYARDYLGPLAGYLTGWTYWFVWIVTCMAEITAVGVYMHMWFPGVPNWIWALAALLAMGSVNFIAVKLYGEFEFWFALIKIVTIVLMIIGGGLMIAFGIGNGGVATGISNLWSHGGFMPNGINGVIAALPIVMFAYLGVEMLGLTAGEARNPEKSLTKAVNSVFWRVLIFYIGALFVIMSLYPWDQIGTQGSPFVMTFSRLGIPAAAGIINFVVLTAALSSCNSGLFSTARMLYNLAQQGQAPAALGRVNRSGVPVYGVAVSVALLLIGVLLNYLAPQHVFTWLTSVSTFGAIWTWCVILIAQMRFRRTLSADKIARLPIRVPFYPLGSFVALGFLVLVVVLMAFTPDTRVALVIGPVWIVLLGIAYALFYANRSTASMPTKS, from the coding sequence TTGAAACAACCAGAAGACCAGCTGCACCGCGGGCTGGAAGAACGGCACATCAACCTGATGGCGCTCGGCGCGACGATCGGCGTCGGCCTGTTCCTCGGCTCGGCCACCGCGATCCGCACGGCCGGCCCGGCCATCCTGCTGACCTACCTGCTGGGCGGCCTCGCGATCTTCCTGATCATGCGCGCGCTCGGCGAGATGGCGATCACCAACCCGGTCGCCGGCGCCTTCAGCCGCTATGCGCGCGACTACCTCGGCCCGCTCGCCGGTTACCTGACCGGCTGGACCTACTGGTTCGTGTGGATCGTCACCTGCATGGCGGAAATCACGGCGGTCGGCGTCTACATGCACATGTGGTTCCCCGGCGTGCCGAACTGGATCTGGGCGCTCGCGGCGCTGCTGGCGATGGGCTCGGTGAACTTCATCGCGGTCAAACTGTATGGCGAATTCGAATTCTGGTTCGCGCTGATCAAGATCGTCACGATCGTGCTGATGATCATCGGCGGCGGGCTGATGATCGCGTTCGGTATCGGCAACGGCGGGGTCGCGACCGGCATCTCGAACCTCTGGTCGCACGGCGGCTTCATGCCGAACGGCATCAACGGCGTGATCGCCGCGCTCCCGATCGTGATGTTCGCGTATCTCGGCGTCGAGATGCTCGGCCTCACGGCCGGCGAGGCGCGCAATCCGGAGAAGTCGCTGACGAAGGCCGTGAATTCGGTGTTCTGGCGCGTGCTGATTTTCTACATCGGTGCGCTGTTCGTGATCATGTCGCTCTATCCGTGGGACCAGATCGGCACGCAGGGCAGCCCGTTCGTGATGACGTTCTCGCGGCTCGGCATTCCGGCCGCCGCCGGCATCATCAACTTCGTCGTGCTGACCGCGGCGCTGTCGTCGTGCAACAGCGGCCTGTTCAGCACCGCGCGGATGCTCTACAACCTCGCGCAGCAGGGCCAGGCGCCGGCCGCGCTCGGTCGCGTGAACCGCAGCGGCGTGCCCGTGTACGGCGTGGCCGTGTCGGTCGCGTTGCTGCTGATCGGCGTGTTGCTCAACTATCTCGCGCCGCAGCACGTGTTCACGTGGCTCACGTCGGTGTCGACGTTCGGTGCGATCTGGACGTGGTGCGTGATCCTGATCGCGCAGATGCGGTTTCGCCGCACGCTGTCGGCCGACAAGATCGCGCGCCTGCCGATTCGCGTGCCGTTCTATCCGCTCGGTTCGTTCGTCGCGCTCGGCTTTCTCGTGCTGGTCGTCGTGTTGATGGCGTTCACGCCCGATACGCGCGTCGCGCTCGTGATCGGGCCGGTGTGGATCGTGCTGCTCGGCATCGCGTACGCGCTGTTCTACGCGAACCGTTCGACCGCGTCGATGCCGACGAAGTCGTAA
- a CDS encoding universal stress protein, whose amino-acid sequence MQPAQSIPTLARIALAVDPTPESLTAARYVRTLLRPGMRLRIICAIDNPRLVLPDIPRIDALLTSAREDMMREAQATCARIAALFADSDSEVEQAIVDTSVTGGSVADALVNDTSTWHADVLAIGANPHHGLLRLVEGAMSDTLTKRARCALLIVPGTYARPTDGTLQRLMFAVDGSEPSLHAVRVGLGFAAPGTLLYAAYVIDRAVRLTDVVPVRALEDAYRAEGEDALAKIGPLFHATGNPTKRGIVETHPTSDDVAHALMRDAVHWRAELLVVGTHGRRGIAAWLIGSVARRVAHLAQVPVLLVRGAE is encoded by the coding sequence ATGCAGCCTGCCCAATCCATTCCGACGCTCGCGCGGATCGCGCTGGCCGTCGACCCGACGCCCGAATCGCTGACCGCCGCGCGCTATGTGCGCACGCTGCTGCGTCCCGGCATGCGATTGCGCATCATTTGCGCGATCGACAATCCGCGCCTCGTGTTGCCCGACATTCCGCGCATCGACGCGCTGCTGACGTCCGCGCGCGAGGACATGATGCGCGAAGCGCAGGCCACTTGCGCGCGGATCGCGGCGCTGTTCGCCGACAGCGACAGCGAAGTCGAACAGGCGATCGTCGATACGTCGGTCACGGGCGGCTCGGTCGCGGACGCACTGGTGAACGATACGTCGACGTGGCACGCGGACGTGCTGGCGATCGGCGCAAATCCGCATCACGGGCTGTTGCGGCTCGTCGAAGGCGCGATGTCGGACACGCTGACGAAACGCGCGCGCTGCGCGCTGCTGATCGTGCCCGGCACCTACGCACGGCCGACGGACGGCACGCTGCAGCGGCTGATGTTCGCGGTCGACGGCAGCGAGCCGTCGCTGCATGCGGTGCGCGTCGGCCTCGGCTTCGCGGCGCCGGGGACGTTGCTGTATGCGGCGTACGTGATCGACCGGGCGGTTCGTCTGACCGATGTCGTGCCGGTGCGCGCGCTCGAGGATGCGTATCGCGCGGAGGGCGAGGACGCGCTCGCGAAAATCGGCCCGTTGTTCCACGCGACAGGCAATCCGACCAAGCGCGGCATCGTCGAAACGCATCCGACCAGCGACGACGTGGCCCATGCGCTGATGCGTGATGCCGTGCACTGGCGGGCAGAGTTGCTGGTGGTCGGCACGCATGGCCGTCGCGGCATCGCCGCCTGGCTGATCGGCAGCGTCGCACGACGCGTGGCGCACCTCGCGCAGGTGCCCGTGCTGCTGGTGCGTGGTGCGGAGTGA